In Pomacea canaliculata isolate SZHN2017 linkage group LG12, ASM307304v1, whole genome shotgun sequence, a single genomic region encodes these proteins:
- the LOC112576492 gene encoding protein O-linked-mannose beta-1,4-N-acetylglucosaminyltransferase 2-like produces the protein MPSLHQLTHVMSVVVISFLLKKYIEVRVQHQELRAKYEGLVSSCRGDPYARHFNDKKDNVCSCPGFDARSSFHSQTHDLPKNTQVHYMQHQPSTTRSELYMSDSQQSRELLIDDFGRTAGYVAKGRSIEAPSSESMTSESSTEWGPQLLPLVHDVPGRQTVVQPSFTSDVEVFFTELPQNDITGHHFNDKTDWNDDITMQLQSSDSTSESVGQVRLSPSMDSSNSHLPSHSFGHTLEHEMKSGFYFGSSPHKRANEREQLVAVTEVTEGNLGGWSGVVDESVSKNEQNDIMEDLDQEMQEDELKLQPLPTVSLLKLSEREIKELSMKGTSAVCVGHTVSERACNFKNLCFNTYSQDFVILHSNQSSFVNLPAHDENPVLLELSTVAGHNGHHFSYVDIPAKELKQFNVYLVPNITVIFARFKPDNIMHVFHDDIIPLLHTLHGLKLKPATGSGKFPVALFLADKSGGNDFLELYEVLVNKDVFTMESLQADKSERLVCFEEAQVGLSKATVWYQYGFFKPQGHLNTSQVLADHIRNVSSHFLHYLSNECVFCGMGKYMVLIVRKETRLIVNEMELVTAITQEFRVKVMTVSLETHSVADMMPIIHHSMGIVGMHGSLLSMAIFLQPGSFLVELFPLNINPSRYVPYKTLCEIPGMNIIYRAWVNKEPHNSISHPERPPELGGIHHLPVKSQQVILAQTEVPDHLCCEDPSWLYHIFQDTVLNIPQVLDVIRSAVQEAKKYMLEKQASSRVLQNNAAESHEKVYSRDHRSLYPDADDRKQVLSNSQLVPGPTHHPSCKLELYGDMNAALTVRWQPPWNLGLILGKQIEYNILVQDSNSEEHFSVSVGNMNEYRISEGIKARTTYRVWVRCILDGVEGPYSSMTTCD, from the coding sequence ATGCCTTCATTACATCAGTTAACTCATGTGATGTCAGTGGTGGTGATATCATTCCTTCTAAAGAAGTATATTGAAGTCAGAGTGCAGCATCAAGAGCTGAGAGCCAAGTATGAAGGGCTGGTTTCATCATGCAGAGGTGATCCTTATGCCAGACATTTCAATGACAAGAAAGATAACGTTTGCAGCTGTCCTGGATTTGATGCAAGAAGTTCTTTTCATTCCCAAACTCATGATTTGCCTAAAAACACTCAAGTGCATTACATGCAACACCAGCCTAGTACTACAAGAAGTGAACTTTACATGTCAGACAGTCAACAGTCTCGTGAACTTCTGATTGATGACTTCGGTCGGACAGCAGGGTATGTTGCAAAGGGTAGGTCCATTGAGGCACCATCCTCTGAAAGCATGACCTCCGAGAGTAGTACTGAGTGGGGTccacagttacttcccttagttCATGATGTCCCAGGAAGGCAGACTGTTGTTCAACCATCCTTTACTTCTGATGTCGAGGTTTTCTTTACAGAACTACCACAgaatgatatcactggacaccattttaatgataaaactGACTGGAATGATGACATCACAATGCAGTTACAGAGTTCAGACAGCACAAGTGAGTCTGTAGGCCAGGTCAGACTTTCTCCGTCCATGGATTCTTCAAACAGTCACTTGCCATCTCATTCATTTGGTCACACCTTGGAGCATGAGATGAAAAGTGGTTTTTACTTTGGATCCTCACCGCACAAAAGAGCAAACGAAAGAGAACAACTGGTGGCTGTTACAGAAGTTACAGAAGGGAATTTGGGGGGTTGGTCTGGTGTGGTGGATGAATCTGTTTCAAAAAATGAGCAAAATGACATCATGGAGGACCTTGACCAAGAGATGCAAGAAGATGAACTCAAGTTGCAGCCATTGCCTACAGTCAGTTTGTTAAAACTGTCAGAAAGAGAAATCAAGGAACTTTCTATGAAAGGCACATCCGCAGTATGTGTAGGACACACAGTTTCAGAAAGAGCATGCAACTTTAAAAATCTCTGTTTCAATACCTATTCACAAGATTTTGTCATTCTCCATAGCAACCAAAGCTCATTTGTTAATCTTCCTGCACATGATGAAAACCCAGTTCTTCTGGAGCTCAGTACTGTGGCAGGCCACAATGGCCATCACTTCTCATATGTTGATATTCCtgcaaaagaattaaaacagtttaatgtATATTTAGTACCTAACATCACTGTCATCTTCGCAAGATTTAAACCTGATAACATCATGCATGTCTTTCATGATGACATTATTCCACTCTTACACACTTTACATGGTTTAAAGCTGAAACCCGCAACAGGATCAGGGAAATTTCCAGTGGCATTATTTCTTGCAGATAAAAGTGGTGGCAACGATTTTTTAGAGTTGTATGAAGTGTTAGTTAATAAGGATGTGTTCACGATGGAGAGTCTTCAGGCTGATAAATCAGAGAGACTAGTGTGCTTTGAGGAGGCACAAGTTGGGCTTTCAAAAGCTACAGTCTGGTATCAGTATGGATTTTTCAAGCCTCAAGGCCATTTAAATACTTCCCAAGTCCTGGCAGACCATATAAGAAATGTGAGCTCACATTTTCTACACTATTTATCCAATGAGTGTGTCTTCTGTGGCATGGGAAAATATATGGTTCTCATTGTGCGAAAAGAAACACGACTTATTGTTAATGAAATGGAGCTGGTTACAGCCATCACCCAAGAGTTCCGTGTGAAGGTTATGACCGTAAGTTTAGAGACACACAGTGTAGCAGACATGATGCCAATTATTCACCACTCAATGGGAATTGTTGGCATGCATGGATCTTTGCTATCAATGGCCATATTTCTACAGCCTGGTAGCTTTTTAGTAGAGCTTTTCCCTCTAAACATCAATCCATCCAGATATGTCCCCTATAAAACACTGTGTGAAATTCCTGGCATGAATATTATATACAGGGCATGGGTAAACAAAGAACCCCATAATTCCATTTCTCATCCAGAAAGGCCTCCAGAACTTGGTGGAATTCATCATTTGCCTGTGAAAAGCCAACAAGTTATCTTAGCCCAAACAGAAGTGCCAGACCATTTGTGTTGTGAAGACCCATCTTGGCTCTACCATATTTTCCAGGACACAGTTCTTAATATTCCTCAAGTGCTTGATGTGATCAGAAGTGCAGTGCAAGAGGCAAAGAAATACATGTTGGAAAAACAAGCAAGTAGCAGAGTACTGCAGAATAACGCTGCAGAATCTCACGAAAAAGTTTACAGCAGGGATCATCGTTCCTTGTACCCGGATGCAGATGATAGAAAACAAGTGTTATCAAATTCACAGTTAGTGCCTGGACCCACTCATCATCCTTCATGCAAGTTGGAACTCTATGGAGACATGAATGCAGCCTTGACTGTCAGATGGCAACCACCTTGGAACTTGGGACTTATTCTGGGAAAGCAGATTGAATATAATATATTAGTGCAAGACAGCAACTCTGAAGAACACTTTTCTGTTAGTGTTGGGAATATGAACGAGTACAGAATTTCAGAAGGGATTAAAGCAAGGACTACATACAGAGTATGGGTGCGTTGTATATTGGATGGTGTAGAAGGACCTTATTCAAGTATGACAACATGTGATTAG
- the LOC112553233 gene encoding LOW QUALITY PROTEIN: CCR4-NOT transcription complex subunit 10-like (The sequence of the model RefSeq protein was modified relative to this genomic sequence to represent the inferred CDS: deleted 2 bases in 1 codon) — MASERQEVVSSDLTTSGIPPPTDQQKELAIQAMQEFEKGQFTPCVNTMTKLGNQRGNDPKVLHNKAVASFYQSGACAVEDLKAALQTVCQMVSLTTYDPSDGVEDVDNAVLYYNQAVLNYHMRQYRAALHILEKGFHYIEPPDELLAQNVLLLWVELYLCVCQPEKALNMLAYLEKSLNSGKEAKTCERGDKGEQNKDAGKESTNTESSEMLRARLCLYKTRCLAMKKSMKSCKREIKTLVNTPGLAAGPTVQYLRAYFEYLRSSFRKAQKMLTSLPSTASCSPGESLPVMYYNNLGCIHYHLHKHHTGALYFRRAMMENEKIVKEVKSSQKGKPLHTLGVSRYYELMYNMGLQLLHCGKSSAAFDCLIQAVQVYQVNPRLWLRLAECCIMHNRENNDDDAKLEKRLRVIEGSVGSGIHRKIILGPGTGQDKALTSTNPPALPSLQLEFAALCLRNAVLLLPDDPLDSETSSTDDSSDGNKPNPEPVLVPAPPANPMRMVEVANLRCSILAASAYVALCLNDPLLALQHAENLLRQPRLSGAQRYVGNMYMAEALVALDRVADAISHLSPDTLTTADIITVPPEVKADPEKIDKNDKGEKEVMENLEDKVRMFHTAAPYPWIPRDLQKAKALMQHNLAVAHAVRGEYDKANKYLSEGSTNNGAPLPAQMYYLKLYLDLMEGRRQMAQSVIKEHFGHVTPNR; from the exons ATGGCTTCTGAAAGGCAGGAAGTTGTTAGCAGTGATCTGACCACTTCAGGCATCCCGCCACCTACAGACCAACAAAAGGAGCTAGCCATTCAAGCTATGCAGGAATTTGAGAAAGGACAGTTTACTCCGTGTGTGAACACCATGACAAAGTTAGGGAATCAACGGGGCAATGATCCAAAAGTACTACATAATAAAGCTGTGGCATCATTTTATCAAAGTGGCGCCTGTGCTGTGGAGGATTTAAAGGCAGCTCTTCAGACTGTTTGTCAAATGGTATCTTTAACTACAT ATGATCCAAGTGATGGGGTAGAGGATGTTGATAATGCTGTGCTGTACTACAACCAGGCTGTTCTGAACTACCACATGCGACAGTACCGAGCTGCTCTTCATATTCTGGAGAAGGGTTTTCATTACATAGAGCCACCAG ATGAACTGCTGGctcaaaatgtgttgctgctGTGGGTGGAGCTgtatctttgtgtttgtcag CCtgaaaaagctttaaatatgCTGGCCTACTTAGAAAAGTCTCTGAATAGTGGAAAGGAGGCCAAAACATGC GAGAGAGGCGATAAAGGAGAACAGAACAAAGATGCTGGGAAGGAATCAACAAATACTGAGAGCAGTGAAATGCTGAGAGCGCGGCTGTGTCTG TATAAAACAAGATGTCTGGCAATGAAAAAGTCCATGAAGTCTTGCAAGAGAGAAATCAAAACATTGGTCAACACTCCAGGCTTAGCAGCA GGTCCAACTGTTCAGTACCTGCGTGCTTATTTTGAATACCTGAGAAGCAGCTTTCGCAAGGCACAGAAGATGCTAACCTCTTTGCCTAGCACAGCATCATGCTCCCCGGGAGAGAGCCTTCCTGTTATGTACTACAATAATCTGGGCTGCATTCACTATCACCTGCACAAGCACCACACTGGAGCCCTTTATTTCCGAAGAGCTATGATGGAGAACGAAAAGATAGTGAAAGAAGTGAAGAGCTCCCAAAAGG GTAAGCCACTGCACACACTGGGAGTGAGTCGATATTATGAGCTAATGTACAACATGGGTCTGCAGCTGCTGCATTGTGGAAAGTCATCCGCTGCCTTTGACTGTCTTATTCAGGCAGTACAGGTTTATCAGGTGAACCCTAGGCTTTGGCTGAGACTAGCAGAGTGTTGCATCATGCATAACAGAGAG aacaatgatgatgatgctaagctTGAGAAGAGACTTCGAGTAATTGAAGGTTCTGTTGGTAGTGGCATTCATAGAAAAATAATCTTGGGGCCAGGTACAGGTCAAGACAAGGCTCT GACCAGCACAAATCCACCAGCTCTGCCATCTCTTCAGCTTGAATTTGCTGCTCTTTGTCTTCGTAATGCAGTCCTCCTGCTTCCTGATGATCCACTAGATTCAGAAACCTCCTCGACTGATGATAGCTCTGATGGAAA CAAACCGAACCCAGAACCTGTATTAGTCCCGGCTCCTCCAGCAAACCCCATGAGAATGGTGGAAGTGGCCAACTTGAG GTGCTCAATACTTGCAGCAAGTGCATATGTTGCTCTTTGCCTCAATGACCCTTTACTGGCACTGCAGCATGCTGAAAATCTTCTTCGACAGCCACGTCTCTCTGGTGCTCAGCG TTATGTAGGCAACATGTACATGGCTGAGGCTCTGGTAGCTCTGGATCGTGTGGCAGATGCCATCAGTCATCTTAGCCCAGACACTCTCACAACGGCTGACATCATTACTGTGCCACCGGAAGTGAAGGCTGACCCTG aaaaaatagACAAGAACGataagggagagaaagaggtgatGGAAAATTTAGAGGACAAAG TCAGGATGTTTCATACAGCAGCCCCGTACCCTTGGATCCCACGGGACCTGCAAAAAGCAAAGGCCTTGATGCAACATAACCTGGCTGTGGCACATGCTGTCCGTGGAGAATATGACAAAGCCAACAAATATCTTTCAGAA GGGTCAACCAATAATGGCGCACCATTGCCAGCTCAAATGTACTACCTGAAGCTCTACCTTGATCTCATGGAGG GAAGGAGACAGATGGCCCAGTCGGTAATCAAAGAGCACTTTGGACATGTGACACCCAACCGCTAA
- the LOC112553441 gene encoding protein kinase C-like 2 isoform X1 has product MELAEGGRLTDLLTRFGRLPEVNVRFYAAQIFIALSFLHEQNILHRDLKLDNVLLDGAGFIRLCDFGLSVDGFQDDGLVNSPCGTFVYVAPEVFRNSYGKAADWWSYGVLLYLMATGRLPFGGKNIKELFVAITRREPFYDSFLSSALVSLLKRLLSKSARDRPGYKSSGDKRPLAADPFFAGVDWLRLQTHSMTPPPLPKRRLQTSRPSENLSSAASHAFLSASFPAAQSLSSPLQRDWQSKTTRSGSLSMTGLPAV; this is encoded by the exons ATGGAGCTGGCTGAAGGAGGACGACTGACAGACCTTCTGACCCGCTTTGGACGACTTCCGGAGGTCAACGTCCG GTTTTATGCGGCTCAGATATTCATTGCGCTGTCTTTTCTTCACGAACAAAACATACTGCACAG AGATCTGAAACTGGACAATGTGCTGCTGGACGGGGCAGGATTCATCCGCCTCTGTGATTTCGGCCTCAGCGTGGACGGTTTCCAAGACGACGGCCTAGTCAATAGTCCCTGCGGCACGTTTGTGTACGTTGCCCCCGAG GTCTTTCGAAATTCATATGGCAAGGCCGCCGACTGGTGGTCTTATGGCGTACTCCTGTACCTTATGGCTACCGGAAGA CTTCCATTCGGCGGCAAGAACATAAAGGAACTCTTTGTTGCCATCACTCGGAGGGAGCCGTTCTACGACAGTTTCCTCAGCTCAGCTCTCGTGTCCCTTCTGAAAAGA CTTTTAAGCAAGTCTGCGCGCGATCGTCCCGGGTACAAGTCTTCCGGTGATAAGCGCCCCCTCGCGGCCGATCCTTTCTTCGCTGGCGTTGATTGGCTCCGTCTGCAGACTCACTCCATGACGCCTCCCCCGCTGCCCAAACGCC GCCTGCAGACAAGTCGACCATCAGAGaacttgtcgtctgctgcctcCCACGCTTTCCTCTCCGCATCCTTCCCCGCAGCTCAGAGCCTCTCCAGTCCTTTGCAACGTGATTGGCAGTCGAAGACgacgaggtcagggtcactcagcaTGACTGGACTTCCGGCTGTTTAA
- the LOC112553441 gene encoding atypical protein kinase C-like isoform X2, whose protein sequence is MELAEGGRLTDLLTRFGRLPEVNVRFYAAQIFIALSFLHEQNILHRDLKLDNVLLDGAGFIRLCDFGLSVDGFQDDGLVNSPCGTFVYVAPEVFRNSYGKAADWWSYGVLLYLMATGRLLSKSARDRPGYKSSGDKRPLAADPFFAGVDWLRLQTHSMTPPPLPKRRLQTSRPSENLSSAASHAFLSASFPAAQSLSSPLQRDWQSKTTRSGSLSMTGLPAV, encoded by the exons ATGGAGCTGGCTGAAGGAGGACGACTGACAGACCTTCTGACCCGCTTTGGACGACTTCCGGAGGTCAACGTCCG GTTTTATGCGGCTCAGATATTCATTGCGCTGTCTTTTCTTCACGAACAAAACATACTGCACAG AGATCTGAAACTGGACAATGTGCTGCTGGACGGGGCAGGATTCATCCGCCTCTGTGATTTCGGCCTCAGCGTGGACGGTTTCCAAGACGACGGCCTAGTCAATAGTCCCTGCGGCACGTTTGTGTACGTTGCCCCCGAG GTCTTTCGAAATTCATATGGCAAGGCCGCCGACTGGTGGTCTTATGGCGTACTCCTGTACCTTATGGCTACCGGAAGA CTTTTAAGCAAGTCTGCGCGCGATCGTCCCGGGTACAAGTCTTCCGGTGATAAGCGCCCCCTCGCGGCCGATCCTTTCTTCGCTGGCGTTGATTGGCTCCGTCTGCAGACTCACTCCATGACGCCTCCCCCGCTGCCCAAACGCC GCCTGCAGACAAGTCGACCATCAGAGaacttgtcgtctgctgcctcCCACGCTTTCCTCTCCGCATCCTTCCCCGCAGCTCAGAGCCTCTCCAGTCCTTTGCAACGTGATTGGCAGTCGAAGACgacgaggtcagggtcactcagcaTGACTGGACTTCCGGCTGTTTAA